A window from Gossypium raimondii isolate GPD5lz chromosome 7, ASM2569854v1, whole genome shotgun sequence encodes these proteins:
- the LOC105803029 gene encoding fasciclin-like arabinogalactan protein 2: protein MSPATTALFLLLLLLFSTSNAHNITRILAKHPEFSTFNHYLTLTHLASEINRRETITVLALNNAAMSSLLSKQLSLYTLKNVLSLHVLVDYFGSKKLHQITNGTALTSTMFQASGAAPGSSGYINITDLKGGKVGFGAENNDGNLDAVYVKSVAEIPYNISVLQISQVLNSAEAEAPTAEPSKLNLTEIMSKQGCKSFADLLISSGADATFNENIDGGLTVFCPTDPVIKDFMPKYKNLTASKKASLLLYHGVPVYQSMQMLKSNNGIMNTLATDGANKYDFTIQNDGEVVTLETKVMTAKITGTLKDEEPLIVYKINKVLLPRELYKPVEAPAESPKPSKSKSKSKHKVADAPESDAPAESDPADDQTADNDSGVAGLDGRRLVMVMLSLCIGVLLM from the exons ATGTCACCTGCAACCACCGCcctcttcctcctcctcctcctcctcttctcCACCTCAAATGCACACAACATCACACGCATACTCGCCAAACACCCTGAGTTCTCCACCTTCAACCACTACCTCACCCTCACTCATTTGGCTTCCGAGATCAACCGACGCGAAACCATTACTGTTCTGGCCCTCAACAATGCTGCCATGTCATCTCTCTTGTCTAAACAACTCTCCCTCTACACCCTCAAGAACGTCCTCTCTCTCCATGTCCTCGTCGACTACTTCGGTTCCAAGAAGCTTCACCAGATTACCAATGGAACTGCTTTGACGTCCACCATGTTCCAGGCTAGTGGCGCCGCTCCTGGTTCCTCTGGCTACATCAACATCACTGATCTCAAAGGCGGAAAAGTCGGCTTCGGGGCTGAAAACAACGATGGAAATCTCGATGCTGTTTACGTTAAGTCCGTTGCAGAGATTCCTTACAACATCTCTGTCTTACAAATCAGTCAg GTTTTGAATTCAGCTGAAGCTGAAGCCCCAACCGCGGAGCCAAGCAAGCTTAATCTAACAGAGATAATGTCAAAGCAAGGATGCAAATCTTTTGCAGATTTGCTGATCTCTTCAGGAGCTGATGCAACATTTAACGAAAACATCGATGGGGGTTTAACAGTGTTTTGCCCCACCGACCCTGTTATTAAGGATTTCATGCCCAAATACAAGAACTTGACAGCATCCAAGAAAGCGTCCCTGCTGTTGTACCACGGCGTTCCCGTGTATCAGTCCATGCAAATGCTGAAATCCAACAACGGGATTATGAACACATTGGCCACTGATGGAGCAAACAAGTATGATTTCACCATTCAAAACGACGGCGAGGTGGTGACATTGGAGACTAAAGTTATGACTGCAAAGATTACAGGGACTTTGAAGGATGAAGAGCCTTTGATTGTTTACAAAATTAACAAGGTATTATTGCCCAGGGAGTTGTACAAGCCAGTGGAAGCGCCGGCTGAGTCACCCAAGCCatcaaaatccaaatccaaatccaaacaCAAGGTAGCCGATGCACCGGAATCCGATGCACCAGCGGAGAGTGATCCAGCTGATGATCAGACGGCAGATAATGACAGTGGGGTTGCAGGACTGGACGGTAGGAGATTGGTGATGGTGATGCTGAGCCTGTGCATTGGGGTATTGCTGATGTGA